From the genome of Enoplosus armatus isolate fEnoArm2 chromosome 21, fEnoArm2.hap1, whole genome shotgun sequence, one region includes:
- the ggh gene encoding gamma-glutamyl hydrolase isoform X1 yields MATLKCATLCRSFRKMIFLLFCISLSCIPFYSSAKSNGRPIIGVLAQEVYSPKPSKTAYIAASYVKFLESAGARVVPVMINQTLEEYKTLFNSINGILYPGGDVSIISSGYERAAKIFYELAIEANKRGDYFPVWGTCLGFEQLTYLTSEKTILTSTNTSGVPLPLNFTDETKDSRMFKGFPAELMKDLVSEPLTENSHRWSLSVLTYNTNEELKKFYKVLSTNTDGKIEFVSTVEACDYPIYGTQWHPEKNAFEWKRPYIPHSPSAVKTTFYMAEFFVSEARKNLHTFESEEGERKALIYNYSPVYTGPKSGFEQIYYF; encoded by the exons ATGGCGACACTGAAATGTGCTACATTATGTCGTAGTTTTAGAAAAATGATCTTcttattgttttgcatttctctCTCGTGTATACCGTTTTATTCCTCAGCCAAGAGCAATGGCAGACCCATAATTG gtgTTCTGGCTCAAGAAGTTTATTCACCAAAACCAAGTAAAACAGCTTACATCGCTGCCTCTTATGTCAAGTTCCTGGAGTCAGCAGGAGCGAGGGTTGTACCCGTCAT GATTAACCAGACACTGGAGGAGTATAAGACTCTGTTCAACTCCATTAATGG GATCCTTTACCCAGGCGGAGACGTCAGCATCATCTCATCTGGTTATGAAAGGGCTGCAAAAATCTTTTATGAGCTTGCTATTGAG GCAAACAAGAGAGGTGACTATTTCCCTGTGTGGGGAACCTGCCTTGGATTTGAGCAGCTGACCTATCTGACGAGTGAAAAGACAATACTGACAAGTACCAATACAAGCGGTGTGCCCTTGCCTCTGAACTTCACTGATG AGACCAAAGACAGCAGGATGTTTAAAGGCTTCCCAGCTGAACTCATGAAAGATCTGGTTTCTGAGCCGCTGACAGAAAACTCTCACAGGTGGAGTTTGTCAGTGCTG acTTATAACACAaatgaggagctgaagaagtttTACAAAGTTCTCTCCACAAATACGGATGGAAAAATAGAGTTTGTGTCAACGGTGGAAG CGTGTGATTACCCAATTTATGGGACACAGTGGCATCCAGAGAAAAATGCGTTTGAATGGAAGAGGCCTTACATTCCACACTCTCCATCAGCAGTCAAGACCACCTTCTACATGGCTGAATTCTTTGTCAGTGAAG CCAGGAAGAACTTGCACACATTTGAgtcagaggagggggagaggaaagcACTGATATACAACTACAGTCCTGTTTACACTGGGCCAAAGAGTGGCTTTGAGCAGATCTATTATTTCTGA
- the LOC139304609 gene encoding apolipoprotein D-like: MKALQVLSQFNHVNYCNFDVKVLFGLLLAAAAADGQSFHRGNCPQPSVQEDFNVTKYMGTWYEIEKLPAVFERGKCNQATYSPLADGTVKVRNAELLSKGKMHSIEGVAKVKNSSQPAILGVSFFKGVPDGPYWILSTDYQSYALVYSCSDYFGFFHIDFAWILARTRVLTEDVISQLHDKLASAGVNINRLTITNQTGCDVMT, translated from the exons ATGAAGGCGCTCCAGGTACT gagCCAGTTTAACCACGTTAACTACTGTAACTTTGATGTGAAGGTCCTGTTTGGGCTCCTGCTCGCTGCTGCGGCAGCTGACGGTCAGTCTTTCCACCGGGGCAACTGCCCCCAGCCATCTGTTCAAGAGGACTTCAACGTTACGAAG TATATGGGCACCTGGTATGAAATAGAGAAGCTCCCAGCTGTGTTTGAGAGAGGAAAATGCAACCAAGCTACATACAGTCCACTCGCTGATGGGACGGTCAAGGTTCGCAACGCAGAACTGCT GTCTAAGGGGAAGATGCATTCAATTGAGGGTGTTGCCAAGGTTAAAAACTCATCTCAACCTGCTATTCTGGGTGTCAGCTTCTTTAAAG GTGTTCCAGATGGTCCCTACTGGATACTCTCCACAGATTACCAGTCATATGCTCTGGTGTATTCTTGTTCTGACTACTTTGGCTTTTTCCACATTGACTTTGCCTGGATCCTGGCTCGCACTCGGGTGTTGACGGAGGACGTCATTAGCCAGTTACACGATAAGCTGGCTTCTGCTGGTGTAAACATAAACCGCCTTACAATCACCAACCAGACTGGATGTGATGTCATGACCTGA
- the ggh gene encoding gamma-glutamyl hydrolase isoform X2, whose product MIFLLFCISLSCIPFYSSAKSNGRPIIGVLAQEVYSPKPSKTAYIAASYVKFLESAGARVVPVMINQTLEEYKTLFNSINGILYPGGDVSIISSGYERAAKIFYELAIEANKRGDYFPVWGTCLGFEQLTYLTSEKTILTSTNTSGVPLPLNFTDETKDSRMFKGFPAELMKDLVSEPLTENSHRWSLSVLTYNTNEELKKFYKVLSTNTDGKIEFVSTVEACDYPIYGTQWHPEKNAFEWKRPYIPHSPSAVKTTFYMAEFFVSEEDKMKTSHYLRASF is encoded by the exons ATGATCTTcttattgttttgcatttctctCTCGTGTATACCGTTTTATTCCTCAGCCAAGAGCAATGGCAGACCCATAATTG gtgTTCTGGCTCAAGAAGTTTATTCACCAAAACCAAGTAAAACAGCTTACATCGCTGCCTCTTATGTCAAGTTCCTGGAGTCAGCAGGAGCGAGGGTTGTACCCGTCAT GATTAACCAGACACTGGAGGAGTATAAGACTCTGTTCAACTCCATTAATGG GATCCTTTACCCAGGCGGAGACGTCAGCATCATCTCATCTGGTTATGAAAGGGCTGCAAAAATCTTTTATGAGCTTGCTATTGAG GCAAACAAGAGAGGTGACTATTTCCCTGTGTGGGGAACCTGCCTTGGATTTGAGCAGCTGACCTATCTGACGAGTGAAAAGACAATACTGACAAGTACCAATACAAGCGGTGTGCCCTTGCCTCTGAACTTCACTGATG AGACCAAAGACAGCAGGATGTTTAAAGGCTTCCCAGCTGAACTCATGAAAGATCTGGTTTCTGAGCCGCTGACAGAAAACTCTCACAGGTGGAGTTTGTCAGTGCTG acTTATAACACAaatgaggagctgaagaagtttTACAAAGTTCTCTCCACAAATACGGATGGAAAAATAGAGTTTGTGTCAACGGTGGAAG CGTGTGATTACCCAATTTATGGGACACAGTGGCATCCAGAGAAAAATGCGTTTGAATGGAAGAGGCCTTACATTCCACACTCTCCATCAGCAGTCAAGACCACCTTCTACATGGCTGAATTCTTTGTCAGTGAAG AAGAcaagatgaaaacatcacattacTTGAGGGCATCCTTCTGA